From the genome of Myxococcota bacterium, one region includes:
- a CDS encoding type II secretion system F family protein yields the protein MPPMLYVLIFLAAFLAVEGVALLLQERRSGNRATARKRLQKMAMGIQSPEVEDEDSILRGGGESRLSMLGRLPWTTRLERRLYQAGMTIAPGRFVFLCILLSFGMWVLLTLLTASPTVALPGLAAGLIPLVRIRQLRMRRTAKFEEQFPEALELMTRAMRSGHSLTFAFQMVGDELADPIGSEFAQVAEEVKLGQELRIALENLTYRTEAGDLPFFITAISIQRETGGNLAEVLEKLGYLIRERFSLYGKVRALTSIGRASANLLASMPFVMVAMLVTCGGEGGRAYVQPLFGTTAGLIMASIAFALVVMGFVISRRMAQIEV from the coding sequence ATGCCTCCCATGCTCTACGTGTTGATCTTCCTCGCCGCCTTCCTGGCGGTGGAAGGCGTGGCGCTCTTGCTCCAGGAGCGACGCTCGGGCAATCGCGCCACCGCACGCAAGCGCTTGCAGAAGATGGCGATGGGCATCCAGAGCCCCGAGGTCGAGGACGAGGATTCGATCCTCCGCGGGGGCGGCGAGAGTCGCCTCTCGATGCTGGGGCGCCTGCCCTGGACCACACGCCTCGAGCGCCGCCTCTACCAGGCTGGCATGACGATCGCGCCGGGACGCTTCGTCTTCCTCTGCATCCTGCTGAGCTTCGGGATGTGGGTGCTGCTGACGCTGCTCACCGCGAGCCCCACCGTGGCGCTGCCTGGCCTGGCCGCCGGTCTGATTCCGCTGGTGCGCATCCGCCAGCTGCGAATGCGGCGCACGGCGAAGTTCGAGGAGCAGTTCCCCGAGGCCCTAGAGCTCATGACCCGCGCCATGCGCTCGGGCCACTCGCTGACCTTCGCCTTTCAGATGGTGGGCGACGAGCTCGCCGACCCGATCGGCTCCGAGTTCGCGCAGGTGGCCGAAGAGGTGAAGCTCGGTCAGGAGCTGCGCATCGCGCTCGAAAACCTCACCTACCGCACCGAGGCCGGCGATCTGCCGTTCTTCATCACCGCGATCTCGATCCAGCGTGAGACGGGCGGCAACCTCGCCGAGGTGCTCGAGAAGCTCGGCTACCTGATCCGCGAGCGCTTCTCGCTCTACGGGAAGGTGCGGGCGCTCACCTCGATCGGGCGCGCCTCGGCGAATCTGCTGGCCAGCATGCCCTTCGTGATGGTCGCGATGCTCGTGACTTGCGGCGGCGAGGGCGGTCGCGCCTACGTCCAGCCCTTGTTCGGGACCACAGCCGGCCTGATCATGGCCTCGATCGCCTTCGCATTGGTCGTGATGGGGTTCGTGATCAGCCGCCGCATGGCGCAAATCGAGGTCTAG
- a CDS encoding CpaF family protein produces the protein MALRDRLRSDVPEAPKALEKSPRRPRGDEPGPETAYQELKSRVHNRLFELIDLARLGKASEERVRQDVALATRRILEEQRVLFTLEERERVVKEIQDEVFGLGPLEPLLADPTVSDILVNGHAMIYVERMGRLERTVARFKDDLHLMRIIEKIVSSVGRRVDELNPMVDARLADGSRVNAIIPPLALDGPLLSIRRFPADPLGAEDLVELGTITPAIVELFRGVIGSRLNVLVSGGTGAGKTTMLNVLSSFINPNERIITIEDSAELQMHQAHVGRLETRPASIEGKGEVTQRQLVINALRMRPDRIILGEVRGSEAFDMLQAMNTGHDGSLTTIHANSPRDALSRIENMVAMTGLDIPQRAIRSQISSAIHVVVQLARLADGRRRLVSLCEITGLEGDMISMQEIFTLEKRGLDSDGVLQAEIVSTGIRPHFADQLRASGVELPPEMFERPPRESW, from the coding sequence ATGGCGCTCCGTGACCGACTCCGCAGCGACGTTCCCGAGGCCCCGAAGGCCCTCGAGAAATCGCCGCGGCGGCCGCGCGGCGATGAGCCCGGGCCGGAAACCGCCTATCAAGAGCTCAAGAGCCGGGTCCACAACCGCCTCTTCGAACTCATCGACCTGGCGCGTCTGGGCAAGGCCTCGGAAGAGCGCGTGCGTCAGGACGTCGCACTCGCCACCCGCCGCATCCTCGAAGAGCAGCGCGTGCTCTTCACCCTCGAGGAGCGCGAGCGGGTCGTCAAGGAGATCCAGGACGAGGTCTTCGGCCTGGGTCCGCTCGAGCCGCTGCTGGCCGACCCGACCGTGTCCGACATCCTCGTGAATGGTCACGCGATGATCTACGTGGAGCGCATGGGACGCCTGGAGCGCACGGTGGCGCGCTTCAAGGACGACCTCCACCTGATGCGCATCATCGAGAAGATCGTGTCGAGCGTCGGCCGCCGCGTCGACGAACTCAACCCGATGGTCGACGCGCGTCTCGCCGACGGCTCGCGTGTGAACGCGATCATCCCGCCGCTGGCCCTCGACGGCCCGCTGCTCTCGATTCGTCGCTTCCCCGCCGACCCGCTCGGCGCCGAAGATCTCGTCGAGCTCGGCACCATCACGCCGGCCATCGTCGAGCTCTTCCGCGGAGTGATCGGCTCGCGACTCAACGTCCTCGTTTCCGGCGGTACGGGCGCCGGTAAGACGACGATGCTCAATGTGCTCTCGAGCTTCATCAATCCGAACGAGCGCATCATCACGATCGAGGACTCGGCCGAACTCCAGATGCACCAGGCCCACGTCGGTCGGCTGGAAACGCGGCCGGCGAGCATCGAAGGGAAGGGCGAGGTCACCCAGCGCCAGCTGGTGATCAACGCCCTGCGGATGCGTCCCGACCGCATCATCCTGGGTGAGGTCCGTGGCTCGGAAGCCTTCGACATGCTCCAGGCCATGAACACGGGCCACGACGGCTCGCTCACCACGATCCACGCCAACTCGCCGCGCGACGCCCTGTCGCGGATCGAGAACATGGTGGCGATGACCGGCCTCGACATTCCGCAGCGGGCGATCCGCAGCCAGATCTCGTCGGCCATCCACGTGGTCGTACAGCTCGCGCGCCTGGCCGACGGTCGCCGCCGGCTGGTGAGCCTCTGCGAGATCACCGGCCTCGAAGGCGACATGATCAGCATGCAGGAGATCTTCACGCTCGAAAAGCGTGGCCTCGACAGCGACGGCGTGCTCCAGGCCGAGATCGTGTCGACGGGGATCCGCCCGCACTTCGCCGACCAGCTGCGGGCGAGTGGCGTCGAGCTGCCGCCGGAGATGTTCGAGCGACCGCCCCGCGAGAGTTGGTGA
- a CDS encoding cellulose synthase operon protein YhjQ/BcsQ: MARSCVVYTASAPLRDLSEKLSEDGVVHLAASVAAPNELLEAVRDHRPDLVLADLGSMPDAVLDLLDKLPTPRPRLIVTGPQDRSGPILRAMRMGVREYIDSPPNEGELRRAVEEVTADLEAAAAADPPAKAIAVMGAKGGCGATTVASQLARALRRTGGRVALIDLNLPLGDVTLHFDIQPAYSVANIARESERLDPTYLRTLLHGPAEGVQILAAPARAEEAELVRGQHVEQVLTLLREDFDWVVLDVSRAWSDTTVRALDLADQILLVTLMDVPTLHHTRQHLDLLERLGHAGERVRLVANRYSKNDSVTDRDLDEFLDRGLDFRIPNAYRTALACVNQGACVSDVAPRSALATAYTQLSEALHEWCGLQVAEEGGSALGRAVRNIFRSS; encoded by the coding sequence ATGGCTCGAAGTTGCGTTGTCTATACCGCGAGTGCTCCGCTCCGGGACCTGAGTGAGAAGCTCTCCGAAGACGGGGTGGTTCACCTCGCGGCGAGCGTGGCGGCTCCGAACGAGCTGCTCGAAGCCGTGCGCGACCACCGCCCCGATCTGGTGCTCGCTGATCTCGGCTCGATGCCCGATGCCGTGCTCGACCTGCTCGACAAGCTGCCGACGCCGCGCCCGCGGCTGATCGTGACCGGGCCTCAGGACCGGAGTGGTCCGATTCTGCGGGCCATGCGCATGGGCGTGCGCGAGTACATCGATTCACCGCCCAACGAGGGCGAGCTGCGCCGGGCCGTCGAAGAGGTGACGGCCGATCTCGAAGCGGCAGCCGCCGCCGACCCGCCGGCGAAGGCCATTGCGGTGATGGGCGCGAAGGGCGGCTGTGGTGCGACGACGGTGGCGAGCCAGCTGGCCCGCGCCCTGCGACGCACCGGGGGCCGGGTGGCGCTGATCGACCTCAACCTGCCGCTCGGCGACGTCACGCTCCACTTCGACATCCAGCCCGCCTACAGCGTGGCGAACATCGCCCGCGAGAGTGAGCGGCTCGACCCGACCTACTTGCGGACGCTTCTCCACGGGCCGGCCGAGGGCGTACAGATCCTCGCGGCTCCGGCGCGGGCCGAAGAGGCCGAGCTGGTACGTGGCCAGCACGTCGAGCAAGTGCTGACCCTGCTCCGCGAAGACTTCGACTGGGTGGTGCTCGACGTGAGTCGTGCCTGGAGCGACACCACGGTTCGCGCGCTCGATCTCGCCGATCAGATCCTGCTCGTCACGCTGATGGACGTGCCCACCCTGCACCACACGCGCCAGCACCTCGACCTGCTCGAGCGGCTCGGGCATGCCGGCGAGCGCGTCCGGCTGGTGGCCAACCGCTACTCGAAGAACGATTCGGTCACCGACCGCGATCTCGACGAGTTCCTCGACCGCGGCCTCGACTTCCGGATCCCCAACGCCTATCGCACGGCGCTCGCCTGCGTGAATCAGGGCGCCTGCGTCAGCGACGTCGCGCCGCGCAGCGCGCTGGCGACCGCCTACACCCAGCTGAGCGAAGCCCTCCATGAATGGTGCGGCCTGCAGGTCGCCGAAGAGGGCGGAAGCGCCCTGGGCCGCGCGGTCCGTAACATCTTCCGGAGCTCGTGA
- a CDS encoding TadG family pilus assembly protein → MTRPPCKDRKREGGTVMVLVAGTAITLMLLAALAIDVGFVWAGRTQGQGAVDGAAMAAAANLISGTGEFVTFEAARVAGKQVAQNNISVRDLQLQLNDADFRAGNWDPETGVFTQSGVLTDPDLVTAIRVELRQDGSDNPPPPLFLANALDLGGVPRDPEDQSAPTQAPTITVRNQAIAYLGFPGDFGERELELPIAIDAGELSSDSDGCGVDYCESIIPAPNACSLDNPQGGDTPGNVTCLAFNTSINHNACWTSLNGDSVDVLTLRNRIRGQGNPDPLQAGDSVDVAQVGFPAVLHSDFAEQELRDAFYGINDPFWVSVGPQAEDRYLGVAEDSWVVRLPVIENQDTDFCSGTARVLGAVCFEIREVTAFPDPFSIKGRFLCPTSPDPIIRARFQEYCSIFPTDDDAEALNAGPGGCNFGLRASRAVLVQ, encoded by the coding sequence ATGACGCGACCCCCCTGCAAAGATCGCAAGCGCGAAGGCGGTACGGTGATGGTGCTCGTTGCGGGCACTGCGATCACCCTGATGCTGCTTGCGGCGCTGGCGATCGACGTGGGGTTCGTGTGGGCCGGCCGCACGCAAGGTCAGGGAGCGGTGGACGGGGCGGCAATGGCTGCCGCCGCGAACCTGATTTCCGGCACCGGAGAGTTCGTCACCTTCGAGGCGGCACGCGTGGCCGGGAAGCAAGTGGCGCAGAACAACATTTCGGTGCGCGACCTCCAGCTCCAGCTCAACGACGCCGACTTCCGCGCGGGAAACTGGGACCCGGAGACGGGCGTGTTCACTCAGTCCGGAGTCTTGACCGATCCCGATCTCGTGACGGCGATTCGCGTCGAGCTACGCCAGGACGGATCCGACAACCCGCCGCCGCCGCTCTTCCTGGCCAATGCCCTCGACCTCGGCGGGGTGCCGAGAGATCCTGAGGACCAGTCCGCGCCGACTCAGGCCCCCACGATCACGGTGCGAAACCAGGCGATCGCCTATCTGGGCTTCCCCGGTGATTTCGGCGAGCGCGAACTCGAATTGCCAATCGCCATCGATGCGGGCGAGCTGAGCAGTGACAGCGATGGCTGTGGCGTCGACTATTGCGAGAGCATCATTCCGGCCCCGAATGCGTGCTCCCTGGACAATCCGCAGGGTGGCGATACGCCGGGCAACGTGACCTGTCTCGCCTTCAACACCAGCATCAACCACAACGCGTGTTGGACGTCTCTGAACGGCGATTCGGTGGATGTGCTCACCCTGCGCAACCGCATCCGTGGCCAAGGAAACCCCGACCCCCTCCAGGCGGGCGACAGTGTCGACGTGGCCCAGGTCGGCTTCCCGGCAGTGCTCCACTCGGACTTCGCGGAGCAGGAACTCCGCGACGCCTTCTACGGCATCAACGATCCGTTCTGGGTCTCGGTGGGGCCGCAGGCAGAAGATCGCTACCTCGGCGTCGCGGAAGACTCGTGGGTCGTGAGGCTACCGGTGATCGAGAACCAGGACACGGATTTCTGCAGTGGTACCGCCCGCGTGCTCGGCGCTGTGTGTTTCGAGATTCGCGAAGTGACCGCGTTCCCGGATCCCTTCTCGATCAAGGGTCGGTTTCTCTGCCCGACGTCACCCGACCCGATCATTCGCGCCCGTTTTCAGGAGTACTGCTCGATCTTTCCGACCGACGACGATGCGGAAGCCCTGAATGCTGGCCCCGGTGGCTGTAATTTCGGTCTGCGCGCAAGCCGCGCGGTGTTGGTGCAGTAG
- a CDS encoding type II and III secretion system protein family protein, which yields MQNPAARPDAGPSFALWWGSLLLSLAFLASAASAATQSRRELVPTGARATIYLEAPGSADDTLRELYMEKGKSVFIRTAYPVRRVSVGDPSVADVVPLQSTELQFVPKTVGSTNVVIWSTSGQIEAAIDVHVGRAFSWIEREIRRVVDVGDVRVDSAGESIVLTGSVPDAATVERVLAVASAYFKKKDEKEEGEVINLLTVGGNQQVMIEVTVSEMSRSLTRTIGTNFAASIVQNGERTFDVFNSIDGLARPDQVEVGGALQEIVEFSDQVNFIGSAFPIGTGVYQFYVNALAETGLGKVLAEPTLVARTGETARFLAGGEVPIPIAQAGNNNSITIEFKEFGIGVAFTPTVIHDERIHLVVETEVSEPDFTLSTTLAGFTTPGFRTRRASTGVDIGDGQTLAIAGLLSEDLSARSSGYPLLKSIPILGSLVRSSTWEKTTTELVLLVRPRLVKPIGDELPPLPTDYLDEANPFEFYLLGRVEGFDDLRPEESEGPPEAGLIGEAGYRLPATPENGGN from the coding sequence ATGCAGAACCCGGCTGCCAGGCCCGACGCGGGCCCGTCGTTCGCCCTCTGGTGGGGAAGTCTCCTGCTGTCGCTCGCCTTCCTGGCGAGCGCTGCGTCTGCGGCGACCCAGTCGCGGCGCGAGCTCGTCCCGACCGGCGCGCGCGCCACCATCTATCTCGAGGCGCCCGGAAGCGCCGACGACACCCTGCGTGAGCTCTATATGGAGAAGGGGAAGTCGGTGTTCATCCGCACCGCCTATCCCGTGCGCCGCGTGTCCGTAGGCGACCCGTCCGTGGCCGACGTCGTGCCCCTGCAGTCCACCGAGCTTCAGTTCGTCCCGAAGACCGTGGGCAGCACCAACGTGGTGATCTGGAGCACGTCGGGCCAGATCGAGGCGGCGATCGACGTCCACGTCGGCCGGGCCTTCTCCTGGATCGAGCGCGAGATCCGCCGCGTCGTCGACGTCGGCGACGTGCGCGTCGACTCGGCGGGCGAGTCGATCGTCCTGACCGGCTCGGTCCCCGATGCGGCGACGGTCGAGCGCGTGCTCGCCGTGGCGTCTGCCTACTTCAAGAAGAAGGACGAGAAGGAAGAAGGCGAGGTCATCAACCTGCTCACGGTGGGCGGCAACCAGCAGGTGATGATCGAGGTGACCGTCTCCGAGATGTCGCGCTCGCTCACGCGCACGATTGGCACGAACTTCGCCGCGAGCATCGTCCAGAACGGAGAGCGCACCTTTGATGTGTTCAATTCCATCGATGGTCTGGCGAGGCCCGATCAGGTCGAGGTCGGCGGAGCACTTCAAGAGATCGTCGAGTTCTCGGACCAGGTCAACTTCATCGGTTCCGCGTTTCCGATCGGCACCGGCGTCTATCAGTTCTACGTGAATGCCCTGGCCGAGACGGGGCTCGGCAAGGTGCTTGCCGAGCCAACCCTCGTCGCACGGACTGGTGAGACGGCGCGCTTCTTGGCAGGCGGGGAGGTGCCGATTCCGATTGCCCAGGCCGGCAACAACAACTCGATCACGATCGAGTTCAAGGAATTCGGGATCGGGGTCGCTTTCACACCCACGGTGATCCACGACGAACGCATCCACCTCGTCGTCGAGACCGAGGTGAGCGAGCCCGACTTCACCCTGTCGACGACCTTGGCAGGCTTCACGACGCCGGGTTTCCGGACGCGACGCGCCTCCACCGGCGTAGACATCGGGGACGGCCAGACCCTCGCCATTGCGGGCCTGCTCAGCGAAGACCTGTCGGCACGGAGCTCGGGCTACCCGCTGCTGAAGTCGATCCCGATCCTGGGCTCACTGGTGCGTAGCTCGACTTGGGAGAAGACGACTACGGAGCTCGTGTTGTTGGTGCGGCCGCGCCTCGTGAAGCCGATTGGTGACGAACTGCCGCCGCTCCCCACCGACTATCTCGATGAAGCGAACCCGTTCGAGTTCTATCTGCTGGGGCGGGTCGAGGGCTTCGACGACCTGCGGCCCGAAGAATCCGAGGGGCCGCCCGAGGCGGGCCTGATCGGGGAAGCGGGTTACCGGCTGCCCGCCACGCCCGAGAACGGAGGCAACTGA
- the cpaB gene encoding Flp pilus assembly protein CpaB codes for MQNRRAVLFLVLAVVLGLGAAFMARNWLESQTQQSPTYARTATPVVAMRNDVPAGSVLAAADLITVDWPLGFVPQGTFDSLDRLEGRVLRRALASGEPVLESALLPKGSPGGLVSMIDPSLRAISVKVDPVVGVAGFVVPGSRVDVITTLRRLDRDNPMPYSKVILQNVKVLAIDQKVEAFGSRDPEPAQVVTLEVNTEQAELLTYAVHEGKLQLALRHPKSDEVVNTPSVTVGDVLGDVAIVLPPKPVVVQKPRPRPRPKTNVEVVKGAEVSVESF; via the coding sequence GTGCAAAATCGCCGCGCTGTCCTTTTCCTGGTACTGGCTGTGGTTCTCGGCCTTGGCGCCGCCTTCATGGCGCGCAACTGGCTCGAGAGTCAGACCCAGCAGTCTCCCACCTACGCTCGCACGGCCACCCCGGTGGTGGCGATGCGCAATGACGTGCCTGCCGGGAGTGTGCTGGCTGCTGCGGACTTGATCACGGTGGACTGGCCCCTGGGCTTTGTGCCTCAGGGCACCTTCGACTCCCTGGATCGGCTCGAAGGCCGGGTGCTCCGGCGCGCACTCGCCAGTGGCGAGCCGGTGCTCGAATCGGCCCTGTTGCCGAAGGGCTCGCCGGGTGGCCTGGTGTCGATGATCGATCCGTCCCTGCGCGCCATCTCGGTGAAGGTCGACCCGGTCGTCGGCGTGGCCGGTTTCGTGGTGCCGGGCTCTCGCGTCGACGTGATCACGACGCTGCGCCGCTTGGATCGCGACAACCCGATGCCCTACAGCAAGGTCATCCTGCAGAACGTGAAGGTGCTGGCCATCGACCAAAAGGTCGAGGCGTTCGGCAGCCGCGACCCCGAGCCGGCCCAGGTGGTGACTCTCGAGGTGAACACCGAGCAGGCCGAGTTGCTGACCTACGCGGTCCACGAGGGGAAGCTGCAGTTGGCGCTGCGTCACCCGAAGTCGGACGAAGTGGTCAACACGCCCAGCGTGACGGTGGGCGATGTGTTGGGCGATGTCGCCATCGTGCTTCCGCCGAAGCCGGTCGTGGTGCAAAAGCCGCGGCCGCGACCCCGTCCCAAGACCAACGTCGAGGTCGTGAAGGGCGCCGAAGTGTCGGTCGAGAGCTTCTAG
- a CDS encoding TadE family protein, which translates to MVEMAIILPILLLVMFAIAEMGLLFNRWLTLSNAAREGARHAIVYRDNCVAGIVKTEITNRVLDFAEAGAIQRNDVAVAFSNNEIADNVCAGSGTQVLVRASIDFPFLYIPGLGALRSPGILPGSLNVGHSAVMRNE; encoded by the coding sequence ATGGTCGAGATGGCCATCATCCTTCCCATCCTATTGCTGGTGATGTTCGCGATCGCGGAGATGGGCCTGCTCTTCAACCGCTGGTTGACGCTGAGCAACGCCGCCCGCGAAGGCGCCCGCCACGCCATCGTCTATCGCGACAACTGTGTCGCAGGCATCGTGAAGACCGAGATCACCAATCGGGTGCTCGACTTCGCGGAAGCCGGTGCGATTCAGCGCAATGACGTGGCGGTCGCGTTCAGCAACAACGAGATCGCCGACAACGTGTGCGCAGGCAGCGGCACCCAGGTCTTGGTGCGCGCCAGCATCGATTTTCCCTTCCTCTATATCCCCGGGCTCGGCGCGCTGCGCAGTCCCGGCATCCTGCCCGGTTCCCTCAACGTCGGTCACTCTGCAGTCATGCGGAACGAGTAG
- a CDS encoding prepilin peptidase, which translates to MRQEIALPTRDVSQAGASTTLGLSCLLALVTAAGFLWTARDTPLPAIEWAAAFLFVAVAYDVYALRIPNWLTFGALGAALVFAGVMGLSAFWEALGGAGLALAVLFLPFHVRWLGAGDVKAMMALGALWGSSHILGVLFWVVVSGGVLGLSWIALRGELPNLVSRWVDSLRVTFLSRQATYFPPAPGSVASGGLPFALAIGIGACCYQLWGSAWM; encoded by the coding sequence ATGCGACAAGAAATCGCCCTGCCGACGCGCGACGTCTCGCAGGCGGGTGCGAGTACGACGCTTGGGCTGTCTTGTCTCCTGGCCCTGGTCACGGCTGCCGGGTTTCTCTGGACTGCACGGGACACGCCGCTGCCCGCCATCGAGTGGGCAGCGGCGTTCCTATTCGTGGCCGTCGCCTATGACGTCTACGCCCTGCGCATCCCCAACTGGCTGACCTTCGGCGCTCTGGGTGCCGCTCTGGTCTTCGCCGGGGTGATGGGCCTTTCTGCGTTCTGGGAAGCCCTTGGCGGGGCAGGGCTTGCGCTCGCCGTGCTCTTCCTTCCCTTTCACGTTCGCTGGCTCGGCGCCGGCGACGTCAAGGCGATGATGGCGTTGGGTGCGCTCTGGGGTTCCAGCCACATCCTGGGCGTGCTCTTCTGGGTAGTCGTGTCCGGGGGTGTCCTCGGCCTCTCCTGGATCGCCCTCCGGGGCGAATTACCCAACCTGGTGAGTCGCTGGGTCGACAGCCTGCGGGTAACATTCTTGTCGCGTCAGGCCACCTACTTCCCACCGGCTCCAGGATCGGTTGCGAGCGGAGGGCTGCCCTTCGCCCTCGCGATTGGCATCGGGGCTTGTTGTTACCAGTTGTGGGGGTCCGCATGGATGTAG
- a CDS encoding nuclear transport factor 2 family protein, translating to MSSPEAEGKALLRRWYDEMWGPKNFALVPELAGPEYTRHDVVGDRTVTAEEYRDQITASCSRWVISDFHYFLMAEGHFVTAIGTWKINGEMQWDWVQTFRWAEGKLVETWLPAMATEGRWTPDVLPR from the coding sequence GTGTCGTCGCCTGAGGCCGAAGGGAAGGCGCTGCTGCGTCGCTGGTACGACGAGATGTGGGGGCCGAAGAACTTCGCCCTCGTTCCCGAGCTGGCGGGGCCCGAGTACACGCGCCACGACGTCGTCGGGGATCGCACGGTGACGGCCGAGGAGTATCGGGATCAGATCACTGCGAGCTGTAGTCGTTGGGTCATCTCCGACTTCCACTATTTCCTGATGGCCGAGGGCCATTTCGTCACCGCGATCGGCACGTGGAAGATCAACGGCGAGATGCAGTGGGACTGGGTCCAGACCTTCCGCTGGGCCGAGGGCAAGCTGGTCGAGACCTGGTTGCCCGCCATGGCGACCGAGGGCCGCTGGACCCCCGACGTGCTGCCGCGCTGA
- a CDS encoding lysophospholipid acyltransferase family protein yields the protein MTFGGSLLFFDVLQRVAYRFGRAPQEWVAGILQRWLIQVWKVAGTTLQVERDERILPGEPYLIVANHQSMFDIPIFGALLFSNRPKYISKRELAKGIPSISYNLRVGGHALIDRDDRAGATRAIRELAAQVKERGVSAVIYPEGTRARRGALGKFRPAGALALFDEAPDVPIVTVTIDESWRLLQFNLFPVRFGTRVRVRIGAPVARKPDEDRRVLLADARHEIESTLARWRGTPPPEEKERVVA from the coding sequence GTGACGTTCGGCGGGTCGTTGCTCTTCTTCGACGTGCTGCAGCGTGTCGCCTACCGCTTCGGGCGCGCGCCGCAAGAATGGGTCGCCGGCATCCTGCAGCGCTGGCTCATCCAGGTGTGGAAGGTGGCGGGCACCACCCTGCAGGTGGAGCGCGACGAGCGCATCCTGCCCGGCGAGCCCTACCTGATCGTCGCGAACCACCAGAGCATGTTCGACATTCCGATCTTCGGCGCGCTGCTCTTCTCGAACCGACCGAAGTACATCTCGAAGCGGGAGCTCGCCAAGGGCATCCCCAGCATCTCCTACAACCTGCGGGTCGGCGGGCACGCCCTGATCGATCGTGACGATCGGGCCGGTGCGACGCGCGCGATCCGTGAGCTCGCCGCCCAGGTGAAGGAGCGCGGCGTCTCGGCCGTGATCTATCCCGAAGGCACCCGGGCGCGGCGGGGGGCACTCGGGAAGTTCCGTCCCGCCGGCGCGCTGGCCCTCTTCGACGAAGCGCCGGACGTCCCGATCGTCACCGTGACGATCGACGAGTCGTGGCGGCTCCTGCAGTTCAACCTGTTCCCGGTGCGCTTTGGGACGAGAGTTCGGGTCCGCATCGGGGCGCCCGTGGCGCGCAAGCCCGATGAGGACCGGCGCGTGCTGCTCGCAGACGCACGCCACGAGATCGAGTCGACGCTCGCGCGCTGGCGCGGTACGCCGCCGCCGGAGGAGAAGGAACGTGTCGTCGCCTGA